The Streptomyces sp. B3I8 nucleotide sequence TCATTCCAGCCCATGGATCTCATCTCCGCGTCATAGATGCTATTCAAAGGTCATCGCTCGCGAGAACATGACGCGGATTCTGAGTACCTATACACAAGCCATAGAGAACTGCCGGCCGTTGCTTCTCCCATGGACCAGCGGCGTCGGGACCCGTGCGGTCGGTTCTGTACACCGGAGAGCAGTGACGGCTTCTTTACGACATGCGCGAACTCCCGGCTCCGCCCGCCGGGTCGTGCCCCTCTGGCTCGGTGCCCCGCAGGTGCCGGAGCAGCGTCTCGAGGGCGGTCCAGCCTGCGGCCGACTCGCCGTCTCCCAGGGGGTAGTAGTAGCCGGGCCTGGCCGTGGTGCCGAGCCGTACCGGGGTGGTGGGCAGTGGTGGGTGGGCGGCGATGTCGGTGCCCGTCTCGGCGATTTCGGTGGGGCCCAGGGCGAAGCCGAAAGGGATGGGCGGCCGTTGGAAGTGCGGTGGCACGGTGAGGTCCGCGTGGGCTTCGCGCAGCTGGGCGAGGAGGGTGCGCAGGTTGTGCCGGGCGGTGAGTTCGGCGGTCAGGTTGGCGAGGGCGGGTACCGGTGGCTTCTCGCCGTCGCGGAAGCCGATGGCGAGGGTGATGTCCTCCTCGACTCCGTCGGGTGTGCGTGACACGTGCAGGGTGGCGAGGGCGGGTCGGTCGGCCGAGCCGACGGTGACGGTCCAGGTCGGGCGGGGTGCGCGTTCGTAGGCCAGGTCGGTGAGGTGGCGTCGTGACCAGGGCAGGTTGGCCGGTTCGGCGGTGCCCCAGCCGGTGGGGAGTTCACCGGTGAGGGCTTGCCAGGCGGTCTCAAGGGCGCCGCCCAGAACCAGGTCGGCGTCGGGCCGGTGGACCGTGCGGAAGCGGAGGAGGAGTTGGCGCTCCGTGGTGCGGGTGACGTCCGTGAAGGCGGAGGCGGCCGGCGACTGGCCGTCGGTGTCCTTCGCCGCGTGGAAGGCGCCGTCGCGCCAGCGCAGGACGGCGCCGGTGAGGCCGTCGTAGTAGCCGCAGTCGGGGTCCTGGACGACCCAGCGGGTGGGCGGTCCGGTGAGCGCGGTGCTGGTGGGCAGGGAGAGGCGGCAGTGGCGCGGGGTGACGATCTGCAGGGCGCGTTCGCTGGTGAGGGTGGCGCGCAGGGCGTCGGAGAGCCAGCCGGTCATGGCGATGACGGGGCGGTCCTGGAGGACCACGGCGACCTTGTCGGTGAGGACGTCGACGGCGGGCTGTGCGGCGGCGGGGGCGGGGACGGCGGTGATGCCGGAGGTGTCGACGGGGTGGGCCGGGTCGTCGGCGCCGGGTGCGTCCGGTGGCCAGACGGTGCCGCCGAGCAGGGTCGCGAGGCGGGCGGCGAAGACCCCTGCGAGACGTTCCGCCCCGGGCACCGCGGTGGACGCGCGGGCCTCCGTCCACCACGTCGGCCCGGCGCCGGTTTGGGTGACGCCGAGCAGCCGTCGCGCCTCCGCCGGCACGTGGAGCAGCAGCGGGGCCTCGATCGAGACCAGGGGGCGGTCTTGCGCGTCGCAGAGCTGGATGACGGCTCCTTCGGCGGCGGACCGGAGGTGGAGGTCGGGACCGCCGGCGAGCAGACCGGCCAGGACGCTCCAGGCGTCCGGCATGCGGTCGGTCAGCGCGATCACGTCTTTGGTCATGTGGTGTCCCGTGGCCCCTGGTCCGTGTGCTGGTCCTGGTCGGTGGTCGGTTCTCCGGCACGTGTGTGCGGGCCCGGCGGCTTCGTGCGAGCCCGACGGTCCGGCGGCGGCGCACGATCGTGCCGGGGGCGCGCGACTGGGCGGGCACGTACAGACTCGTACCGAGCTTAGCCAGCGTCACCGACAGGCCCACGAGGCGGGGCAGGGCGCGAGCACCGATTCGGAACCGTCCTTGCCTGGGCCACCGGCACCTCGGAGGGTGTCCTCTCGGGCCTGGAATCCGGCTGGCGCCGGCCCCGCTCCGGCGTAGGGTGACTCGGTGGGCAACACGTTCAACGGTGGTGGCGACCGCTTGTACTTGAGCAACGGCGGTACCGCGGTGTTCGTGGACGTCCTGATACTGGCGGTCAGCGCCCTCGTGGAGGAGCCGTGGGACTACCGCTTCGCAGCCCTTCTCGCGTGGCAGGATCAGAACGTCATGGGCCGGGGAGCGGTCGGCTTCGATCTGGGAGACATCGACTGGGGCGCTTCGCCCGAAGAACGGGCACGGAACAAGGACTTCGTCCTTCGCGTTACCGACCTGGCCCTGAACCGGCACCGGTGGGACGAGCTGGGCTACGACCCGCCCTACGCCGCGGACTATCTGCGCCGCTTCCGTGCCCTGGTGGACGCGCACACCCCGGAAGCCGGCGGGGGGCGGTGGCCGGGGGTTTTCCCCGGCCATGAGGAGGCAGCGAGGGCCTCGTGCGCACGTCACCGCGTCCTCAGTGCGCTGCCGCACTGGGAGGGATGCGTGTTCTGCACGGCAGGGTAGCGGCGACACCACCGCGCAGGCGCTGGGTGCACCCGGCGAACTCGACTGGTTCCGCGCCTGCGTGGGCAGCTCCCACGTTTGCGCGAGAAAGGGGGAGCCGACACCGGCCCGCCGCCGGTCGACCGGCGGAAGACGGGCGGTAAACACCGCCTGACTCCCG carries:
- a CDS encoding DUF6177 family protein codes for the protein MTKDVIALTDRMPDAWSVLAGLLAGGPDLHLRSAAEGAVIQLCDAQDRPLVSIEAPLLLHVPAEARRLLGVTQTGAGPTWWTEARASTAVPGAERLAGVFAARLATLLGGTVWPPDAPGADDPAHPVDTSGITAVPAPAAAQPAVDVLTDKVAVVLQDRPVIAMTGWLSDALRATLTSERALQIVTPRHCRLSLPTSTALTGPPTRWVVQDPDCGYYDGLTGAVLRWRDGAFHAAKDTDGQSPAASAFTDVTRTTERQLLLRFRTVHRPDADLVLGGALETAWQALTGELPTGWGTAEPANLPWSRRHLTDLAYERAPRPTWTVTVGSADRPALATLHVSRTPDGVEEDITLAIGFRDGEKPPVPALANLTAELTARHNLRTLLAQLREAHADLTVPPHFQRPPIPFGFALGPTEIAETGTDIAAHPPLPTTPVRLGTTARPGYYYPLGDGESAAGWTALETLLRHLRGTEPEGHDPAGGAGSSRMS